ATCGAAAACCCGATGCGCCTTCTCCTCGGCACGTAGGCCCGGCCCGAAGTTCCTTTTCGCAACCCCGCCCGAGAGGGCGGGGTCCTTTATTTCCAGAAGACGGAGGTCCCGACTCCTGCGAAAATTTTGCGGATTATTCAGAGCCACACCGACTTCGATTTGCGTTATTCCTCGTAAATTACGGATGAAAACCCACCTCGTCTTTGCCGTAATGACGGCCCTCTTGCTGGCATTTGTGATCAGCCAGAGCGGCCAGAAAACGGTCACCTTCGACAACGTCGTCGGCATCGCCCAGGGCCTCAGCAGCGAGGATTACCAGGCCCCGCCGAAGATCGCCGCCCCCCTGCGGGCGCTGAACTACGACCAGACGCGCGACATCCGCTTCAAGGAGGACCAGACTCTCTGGCGCAAGGAGGGGCTGCCCTTCCAGGTCCGCTTCTTCTTTGCGGCCGGCGGTGGCGACGCGCACAGCCCGATGCCGGTGACGGTCTATCAGGTCAATCGCGACAGCGCCCGGCAGGTCCGCTTCTCGCCGGAGCAGTTCACCTTCGGCCCGCTGGTGAAACTTTCGCCGGAGGACGAGAAACTCGGCCAATATTCCGGCTTCCGGCTCTACTACCCGGTCAACAAGCCGGATGTGCTCGACGAAGCGCTCGTCTTCCAGGGCGCGAGCTATTTCCGTCCCCTCGCGAAATCCCAGCAATATGGCCTCTCCGCCCGCGGCATCACCATCGACTCGCTCGGCAAAGAGGATTTCCCGAACTTCACGCAGTTCTGGCTCGTGAAGCCCTCCGCCGGCGCCTCGGAAATGGTTCTCTACGCCCTGCTGGAGGGCCGCGACCTCACGGGCGCCTACGAGTTCCGCGTCGCGCCCGGCCCGGAGTCGAAGATTCACGTGCGCGCCGTGCTTTTCCCACGGCTCGTCAAAAAGAAAAACGGCGAGATCACCAAACGCACGATCAAGGAGATCGGCTACGCGCCGCTCACGAGCATGTATTGGTATGGCGAGAACACGAGCAACACCTTCGGCGGCTGGCGGCCGGAAGTGCACGACTCCGACGGTCTCCAGATGCAGCGCGGCAATGGCGAATGGATCTGGCATCCGCTGTCGTGGGCGAAACAGCGTCAGGTCAACGTTTTCTCGGACCAGAATCCCAAGGGATTTGGCCTCTTCCAGCGGGATCGCGACTTCACCCACTATCAGGACCTCGAGGCGAACTACCACCTTCGGCCGAGCGCCTGGGTGCAGCCCGACGGGGACTGGGGAGCGGGGTCCGTCGTCCTGATGCAAAACGCGACCAGCAACGAATTCGACGACAACGTCGTGGCCTACTGGCGGCCGGAAGGCGGCCTGACCGGTCGCACCGAGATCGCCTATGCCCTCACGGCCTTCACGAAAAACGGCAGCCTGCCGCCCCTTGGCGCCTGCATTTCCACCCGTATCGACTATCAGGACAAACCGAATTTCCGGAAAATCGTGCTCACGTTCTCCGGCGGCGATCTGAACAACCTCCCGGCCGACACCCGCCCCACGCCCGACATCTGGATCGACAAGACCGGCATCCTCTCCGACGTGCAGGTGCAGCAGATTCCCGGCACCAAGGACTGGCAGATTACCTTCGGCGTCACCGCTTCCGACGTCGGCAATCCCGTGGAAATGCTCTGCACGCTCCGTCGCGATGGCAAACCGCTCACCGAAACCTGGTCCTACACATGGGTGAAGTAAATCTCGACGCCTGGAACGCCGCCGCCCTGCGGCTGGAGGATTATCTGCGCGTGCACCGCGTGGAAGACCGCGAGCACCTGCTCGAACTCAACCTCGAGCTGCTCGAAGAAGCCCGCCGCCGCCATGCCGAGACGCCCTCGCGCACGCCACTCGATGTGACGATGCAGATCGCCACCACACGCATCGAGGCGTGGTTCGCCCGACTTGCGGATGACTCCTCCCCGCCGGATCCCCAGCTCGCCGCCCGCGGCCGCGCCGCGTGGTTCGCCAGCGGCCTGCATCGCAAATGGCCTTCCGCGTTTCTGGCCCCCAACCCACCCGCCGACCTTCTGGCCGCCGTCCGTTCCGCCTCGCTGCAGGCGGGGCCGGCGCTCGAGTTCTCCAGCCTCATCCGCACCGAAGTCGACTACGGCGCGATGGAAGACATCGCCGAGGAAACGTGGCAGCAATTCTCGTGGGCCCACGTCCTGCGGGCCTTCGTCATCTGGGTCATCATCTTTTTCGCCGCCTACGGCTGCTATCTCCAATTCTTTCAGCGATGAAATTCTCCCGTGCCGCCGATCTTCCCGCCGAGGCTGCTTCCCTGCGCCAGGCGCTCTTCCTCGCCACCGGCGGGGGCATCACCATTGCCGGTGCCTGGCTGCTCTTCGCGACCTATCGCCACGACGGTGTCACCTGGCTCGAGGGCGTGCTGCTCGCGCTCTTCATCGTGCTTTTCGGCCAAATCGCCTTCGGGTTCTCCATCGCGTTCTGGGGTTTTCTCATCCGCCTGCGTCGCGAACCCTACCAGATCATGCGCACGCTGGAGGACGCGGATCCCGCGACGCCCCCGGGCTCCACCGCGATCGTGATGCCGGTCTACAAC
The sequence above is drawn from the Chthoniobacterales bacterium genome and encodes:
- a CDS encoding glucan biosynthesis protein G codes for the protein MKTHLVFAVMTALLLAFVISQSGQKTVTFDNVVGIAQGLSSEDYQAPPKIAAPLRALNYDQTRDIRFKEDQTLWRKEGLPFQVRFFFAAGGGDAHSPMPVTVYQVNRDSARQVRFSPEQFTFGPLVKLSPEDEKLGQYSGFRLYYPVNKPDVLDEALVFQGASYFRPLAKSQQYGLSARGITIDSLGKEDFPNFTQFWLVKPSAGASEMVLYALLEGRDLTGAYEFRVAPGPESKIHVRAVLFPRLVKKKNGEITKRTIKEIGYAPLTSMYWYGENTSNTFGGWRPEVHDSDGLQMQRGNGEWIWHPLSWAKQRQVNVFSDQNPKGFGLFQRDRDFTHYQDLEANYHLRPSAWVQPDGDWGAGSVVLMQNATSNEFDDNVVAYWRPEGGLTGRTEIAYALTAFTKNGSLPPLGACISTRIDYQDKPNFRKIVLTFSGGDLNNLPADTRPTPDIWIDKTGILSDVQVQQIPGTKDWQITFGVTASDVGNPVEMLCTLRRDGKPLTETWSYTWVK